In a genomic window of Enterobacter asburiae:
- a CDS encoding type I toxin-antitoxin system SymE family toxin — MKEIAIGKPYRHLKVGYFRKRHEDRKTKIPKRYSVHAALSLKGDWLEKAGFTTNSRVRVGVEHGKIVIELMSEGTS, encoded by the coding sequence ATGAAAGAGATCGCGATCGGCAAACCCTACCGCCATTTAAAAGTGGGATATTTCAGAAAACGTCACGAGGATCGAAAAACGAAGATTCCAAAGCGGTACAGCGTGCATGCGGCGCTGAGCTTAAAAGGCGACTGGCTTGAAAAAGCGGGCTTTACCACCAACTCCCGGGTCAGGGTGGGCGTAGAGCATGGAAAAATTGTCATCGAATTAATGTCGGAAGGCACCTCGTAA
- a CDS encoding MFS transporter — MPLRPATTLWPPVLLGSQFVFNIGFYAVVPFLAIFLRDDMLLSGGLIGLILGLRTFSQQGMFIVGGALSDRFGAKGVILSGCIVRVSGYLLLAFGGSLWPIILGACLTGVGGALFSPSIEALLAKAGTHSEAKGKRSRAEWFALFAVCGELGAVLGPVAGALLTGLGFRQVALAGAGVFIIALLVLYFCLPAAGHRSQKIKIVPWWTTFRQPRFVAFIIAYSSWLLSYNQLYLALPVEIQRSGGNEKDLGPLFMLASVLIITLQLPLARFARRVGAVNILPVGFLLLSAAFASVAMFAATVPPEGWLRLLPSVSFVTLLTLGQMLLVPSAKDLIPRFAEESTLGAHYGALSTAGGIAVLAGNLLFGSLLDRALVPSTQAMYPWLLLALFPLCSALAMNVICRPLRS; from the coding sequence ATGCCCCTTCGCCCCGCCACCACGCTCTGGCCACCCGTTTTACTGGGTAGTCAGTTTGTTTTTAACATTGGGTTTTACGCCGTCGTTCCCTTCCTGGCGATATTTCTGCGCGACGACATGCTGCTCTCCGGCGGGCTTATCGGGCTGATCCTGGGCCTGCGCACGTTCTCGCAACAGGGGATGTTTATCGTTGGCGGGGCACTCTCGGACCGGTTTGGCGCGAAAGGGGTTATCCTCAGCGGCTGTATAGTTCGTGTTTCGGGCTATCTGCTACTGGCCTTCGGGGGATCGCTGTGGCCGATTATTCTGGGCGCGTGTCTGACGGGCGTCGGTGGCGCGTTATTTTCTCCCTCAATTGAGGCTCTGCTGGCAAAAGCGGGCACACACAGTGAGGCGAAAGGCAAACGAAGCCGCGCGGAGTGGTTTGCGCTCTTTGCCGTCTGCGGAGAGCTCGGCGCGGTACTAGGCCCGGTTGCTGGCGCCCTGCTAACGGGGCTTGGCTTCCGCCAGGTGGCGCTGGCGGGTGCAGGCGTCTTTATCATTGCGTTACTGGTGCTTTACTTCTGTCTGCCTGCTGCTGGACACCGTTCACAGAAGATTAAAATAGTGCCCTGGTGGACGACGTTCCGCCAGCCGCGCTTTGTCGCCTTTATCATTGCGTACAGCTCCTGGCTGTTAAGCTACAACCAGCTCTATCTGGCGCTGCCGGTAGAGATCCAGCGCTCCGGCGGTAACGAGAAAGATCTCGGCCCGCTTTTTATGCTGGCCTCCGTTCTGATCATTACCTTACAGCTGCCGCTGGCGCGTTTCGCCCGTCGCGTGGGCGCGGTGAACATTCTGCCGGTGGGCTTTTTGCTGCTTTCCGCCGCCTTCGCGAGCGTGGCAATGTTCGCGGCAACAGTACCGCCTGAAGGCTGGCTGCGGCTTCTGCCCTCGGTCTCGTTTGTCACGCTGCTGACGCTGGGACAGATGCTGCTGGTGCCGTCGGCAAAAGATCTCATTCCGCGGTTCGCCGAGGAATCAACGCTGGGCGCGCACTACGGCGCACTCTCCACCGCCGGAGGCATTGCGGTACTGGCCGGAAACCTGTTGTTTGGCAGCCTGCTGGATCGCGCGCTGGTGCCTTCAACGCAGGCAATGTATCCCTGGCTGCTGCTGGCGCTCTTTCCACTCTGCAGCGCGCTGGCCATGAATGTGATTTGCCGCCCGCTACGAAGCTGA
- a CDS encoding nitrous oxide-stimulated promoter family protein, whose product MTGKRISREKETIAKMIALYEKQCPQASQEAGHYRALNAYADKRLDKCVFGEEKPACKQCPVHCYQPARREEMKQIMRWAGPRMLWRHPILTVRHLMDDRRPVPELPEKYRPKK is encoded by the coding sequence ATGACCGGTAAACGCATATCACGTGAAAAAGAGACCATCGCGAAAATGATCGCGTTGTACGAAAAGCAGTGTCCACAGGCTTCTCAGGAAGCGGGGCATTATCGGGCGCTCAACGCGTATGCCGATAAGCGCCTGGATAAGTGTGTTTTTGGTGAAGAAAAGCCCGCCTGTAAACAATGCCCGGTGCACTGCTACCAGCCTGCCAGACGTGAAGAGATGAAGCAGATTATGCGCTGGGCAGGCCCGCGTATGTTATGGCGACACCCCATTCTGACCGTCCGTCATCTGATGGATGACCGTCGTCCGGTGCCGGAACTGCCGGAAAAGTATCGTCCGAAAAAATAA